Proteins encoded together in one Panthera uncia isolate 11264 chromosome A2, Puncia_PCG_1.0, whole genome shotgun sequence window:
- the CCRL2 gene encoding C-C chemokine receptor-like 2 isoform X2 — MMANYTLAPEDNYDVLIEGDLNDDEIETCHPYDAKVLLSGVVPKLFIPVLLAGLLGNILTVLILAKHKGLRRTENVYFLNLAVSNLCFSLSLPLWAYTASYGGVLGSPVCKTLVVFSSIGLYSEALFNVLLTVQRYLVSCNTRRFPRTRTMHWNIASTVLAWGLATLVILPESVFYKPQMESQKYECFVSSPPFLPADETFWKHFLTLKMNILGLLFPLCALTFCYTRLRKTLSFRGRREHFSLHDCQSNYHLDRSVQIVRIVATTHCCVNPVLHAVLDTTFRRHLCRLCRLRGDSLLRGTEGSAQDASVEEHDDSTRV, encoded by the exons ATGATGGCTAATTACACGTTGGCCCCGGAGGATAACTATGACGTCCTCATAGAGGGGGACCTGAATGACGACGAAATAGAAACGTGCCACCCGTACGACGCCAAGGTTCTCTTGAGCGGGGTGGTCCCCAAGCTCTTCATCCCTGTGCTCCTGGCTGGACTGCTGGGCAATATCTTGACTGTGCTCATCCTGGCGAAGCACAAAGGACTCAGGCGCACGGAAAATGTCTATTTCCTAAACCTGGCAGTTTCGAATTTGTGTTTCTCGctctccttgcctctctgggCTTACACCGCGTCCTATGGGGGGGTTCTGGGCAGCCCTGTGTGTAAAACTCTCGTCGTATTTTCCTCTATAGGCCTGTACAGTGAGGCTCTTTTCAATGTCCTTCTGACCGTGCAAAGGTACCTGGTGTCTTGCAACACGAGAAGGTTTCCCCGGACCAGGACGATGCACTGGAACATCGCCTCGACTGTTCTGGCGTGGGGCCTGGCCACGCTGGTCATTTTGCCTGAATCCGTGTTTTACAAACCTCAGATGGAGAGCCAGAAATACGAGTGCTTTGTTAGCAGCCCTCCCTTCCTGCCAGCTGATGAGACTTTCTGGAAGCATTTTCTGACCCTGAAGATGAACATCCTGGGCCTTCTTTTCCCACTGTGCGCTCTCACGTTTTGCTACACACGTTTGCGAAAAACGCTGAGCTTTAGGGGGAGGAG AGAACATTTCTCCCTGCACGACTGTCAGAGCAACTACCACCTGGACAGAAGCGTTCAGATCGTGAGGATCGTCGCCACCACCCACTGCTGCGTCAACCCCGTGCTCCACGCGGTCCTCGACACCACGTTCCGAAGACACCTCTGCCGCCTGTGCCGTCTGCGGGGTGACAGTCTGCTTCGGGGCACGGAGGGCTCCGCACAAGACGCGTCAGTGGAAGAACATGACGATTCCACCAGAGTGTAA
- the LTF gene encoding lactotransferrin — MKLVFPALLFLGALGLCLGTFRRSVRWCTISQAEEAKCTKFQQNMREVGGPNVFCTRKNSRQECIQAIKANKADAVTLDGGLVYEAGLDPNKLRPVAAEVYGTQAEPQIHYYAVAIAKKGTNFQLNQLQGRKSCHTGLGRSARWNIPMGLLRPFLNWAGPPEPLEKAAANFFSASCVPCVDGKEYPNLCSLCAGTGENKCACSSQEPYFGYAGAFKCLHEGGGDVAFVRHTTVFETLPDKADQDKYELLCLNNTRKPVDAFKECHLARIPSHAVVARSVDGKEDLIWKLLDKAQEKFGKDKSPAFQLFGSPNKEKDLLFKDSALGFLRVPSKVDSGLYLGFNYLTAIQGLRETAAEVAERRARVAWCAVGGAEERKCQQWSRASLGNVTCVSAPTGEDCIALVLKGEADALSLDGGLIYVAGKCGLVPILAENQKSQIPNNEHCEDRRVEGYLAVAVVRKSDADITWNSLRGRKSCHTAVDRTAGWNIPMGLLFNQTGSCKFDEFFSESCAPGSDPNSNLCALCIGDENGENKCVPNSSERYFGYTGAFRCLAEKAGDVAFVKDSTVLQNTNGGSSEAWAKDLKLEDFELLCLDGTRKPVKEAERCHLARAPNHGVVSREDKAQYLEQVLLQQQTQFGTNGDKCPSEFCLFQSETKNLLFNDNTECLAKLQGKTTYEEYLGSAYVTAVGNLRQCSTSPLLEACAFLRR; from the exons GACTGTGTCTGGGCACCTTTAGGAGAAGTGTTCGGTGGTGCACCATATCACAAGCAGAGGAAGCAAAATGCACCAAATTCCAACAGAATATGAGAGAAGTGGGTGGCCCCAATGTCTTCTGCACAAGGAAAAACTCTCGCCAAGAATGTATCCAGGCCATCAAG GCGAACAAGGCAGATGCTGTGACCCTTGATGGTGGTCTGGTGTACGAGGCAGGCCTGGACCCCAATAAACTGCGACCTGTAGCGGCTGAGGTCTATGGGACCCAAGCGG AGCCACAAATCCACTATTATGCTGTGGCCATAGCAAAGAAGGGAACCAACTTCCAGCTGAACCAGCTACAAGGCAGGAAGTCCTGCCACACAGGCCTTGGCAGGTCCGCCAGATGGAACATCCCTATGGGGTTGCTTCGTCCATTCTTAAACTGGGCAGGGCCGCCCGAGCCCCTGGAGAAGG CTGCGGCCAACTTCTTCTCTGCCAGCTGTGTGCCCTGTGTGGATGGGAAAGAGTACCCCAACCTGTGTAGCCTGTGTGCGGGGACAGGGGAGAACAAATGTGCCTGCTCCTCCCAGGAACCATACTTTGGCTACGCCGGTGCCTTCAA GTGTCTGCATGAAGGAGGTGGAGATGTGGCTTTTGTCAGGCACACTACAGTGTTTG AGACCCTGCCAGACAAGGCCGACCAGGACAAGTACGAGCTGCTCTGCTTAAACAACACTCGGAAGCCAGTGGACGCGTTCAAGGAGTGTCACCTGGCCCGGATCCCTTCTCACGCTGTCGTGGCCCGAAGTGTGGACGGCAAGGAGGACTTGATCTGGAAGCTTCTCGACAAGGCGCAG GAAAAGTTTGGAAAAGACAAGTCACCTGCGTTCCAGCTCTTTGGCTCCCCTAACAAAGAGAAGGATCTGCTGTTCAAAGACTCTGCCCTTGGGTTTTTGAGGGTCCCCTCGAAGGTCGATTCTGGGCTGTACCTTGGCTTCAACTACCTCACTGCCATCCAGGGCCTGAGGGAAA CGGCTGCCGAAGTGGCGGAGAGGCGCGCGCGCGTCGCTTGGTGCGCGGTGGGCGGAGCGGAGGAGCGCAAGTGCCAGCAGTGGAGTCGCGCGAGCCTCGGGAACGTGACCTGTGTCTCGGCGCCCACCGGCGAGGACTGCATCGCCCTGGTCCTG AAAGGAGAAGCCGACGCCCTGAGCCTGGATGGAGGACTGATTTATGTCGCGGGCAAGTGTGGTTTGGTGCCTATCCTGGCAGAGAACCAAA AATCACAGATCCCTAATAATGAACATTGTGAGGATAGACGAGTGGAAG GGTACCTGGCCGTGGCAGTTGTCAGGAAATCAGATGCGGATATCACCTGGAATTCTCTGAGAGGCAGGAAGTCTTGCCACACCGCCGTGGACAGGACTGCCGGCTGGAACATCCCCATGGGCCTGCTGTTCAACCAGACAGGCTCCTGCAAATTTG ATGAATTCTTTAGTGAGAGCTGTGCCCCTGGGTCCGACCCGAACTCCAATCTCTGTGCGCTGTGCATTGGCGACGAAAACGGTGAGAACAAGTGTGTGCCCAACAGCAGTGAGAGATACTTTGGCTACACTGGGGCTTTCAG GTGCCTGGCTGAGAAGGCTGGAGACGTCGCCTTTGTGAAAGACTCCACTGTCCTGCAGAACACGAATG gaGGGAGCTCTGAGGCATGGGCTAAGGATTTGAAGCTGGAAGACTTTGAGCTGCTGTGCCTGGACGGCACCCGGAAGCCTGTGAAGGAGGCGGAGAGGTGCCACCTGGCCAGGGCTCCGAACCACGGCGTGGTGTCTCGGGAAGATAAGGCCCAATACCTGGAGCAGGTGCTGCTCCAACAGCAG ACTCAGTTTGGGACAAACGGAGACAAATGCCCGAGTGAGTTTTGCCTGTTCCAGTCCGAAACCAAAAACCTCCTGTTCAATGACAACACCGAGTGCCTGGCCAAACTCCAAGGCAAAACGACGTATGAAGAATATTTGGGATCGGCATATGTCACGGCCGTTGGTAATCTGAGACAGTGCTCAACCTCCC CGCTTCTGGAAGCCTGCGCCTTCCTGAGGAGGTAA
- the CCRL2 gene encoding C-C chemokine receptor-like 2 isoform X1: MMANYTLAPEDNYDVLIEGDLNDDEIETCHPYDAKVLLSGVVPKLFIPVLLAGLLGNILTVLILAKHKGLRRTENVYFLNLAVSNLCFSLSLPLWAYTASYGGVLGSPVCKTLVVFSSIGLYSEALFNVLLTVQRYLVSCNTRRFPRTRTMHWNIASTVLAWGLATLVILPESVFYKPQMESQKYECFVSSPPFLPADETFWKHFLTLKMNILGLLFPLCALTFCYTRLRKTLSFRGRRYDPHKLVFAVVVVFLLMWGPYNIALFLSAFREHFSLHDCQSNYHLDRSVQIVRIVATTHCCVNPVLHAVLDTTFRRHLCRLCRLRGDSLLRGTEGSAQDASVEEHDDSTRV, from the coding sequence ATGATGGCTAATTACACGTTGGCCCCGGAGGATAACTATGACGTCCTCATAGAGGGGGACCTGAATGACGACGAAATAGAAACGTGCCACCCGTACGACGCCAAGGTTCTCTTGAGCGGGGTGGTCCCCAAGCTCTTCATCCCTGTGCTCCTGGCTGGACTGCTGGGCAATATCTTGACTGTGCTCATCCTGGCGAAGCACAAAGGACTCAGGCGCACGGAAAATGTCTATTTCCTAAACCTGGCAGTTTCGAATTTGTGTTTCTCGctctccttgcctctctgggCTTACACCGCGTCCTATGGGGGGGTTCTGGGCAGCCCTGTGTGTAAAACTCTCGTCGTATTTTCCTCTATAGGCCTGTACAGTGAGGCTCTTTTCAATGTCCTTCTGACCGTGCAAAGGTACCTGGTGTCTTGCAACACGAGAAGGTTTCCCCGGACCAGGACGATGCACTGGAACATCGCCTCGACTGTTCTGGCGTGGGGCCTGGCCACGCTGGTCATTTTGCCTGAATCCGTGTTTTACAAACCTCAGATGGAGAGCCAGAAATACGAGTGCTTTGTTAGCAGCCCTCCCTTCCTGCCAGCTGATGAGACTTTCTGGAAGCATTTTCTGACCCTGAAGATGAACATCCTGGGCCTTCTTTTCCCACTGTGCGCTCTCACGTTTTGCTACACACGTTTGCGAAAAACGCTGAGCTTTAGGGGGAGGAGGTATGACCCTCACAAGCTCGTGTTTGCCGTAGTGGTTGTTTTCCTTCTGATGTGGGGCCCCTACAATATCGCACTTTTCCTGTCCGCGTTCAGAGAACATTTCTCCCTGCACGACTGTCAGAGCAACTACCACCTGGACAGAAGCGTTCAGATCGTGAGGATCGTCGCCACCACCCACTGCTGCGTCAACCCCGTGCTCCACGCGGTCCTCGACACCACGTTCCGAAGACACCTCTGCCGCCTGTGCCGTCTGCGGGGTGACAGTCTGCTTCGGGGCACGGAGGGCTCCGCACAAGACGCGTCAGTGGAAGAACATGACGATTCCACCAGAGTGTAA